AGTAATATTCGGAATTACCCGCGTGGTGCAATCCCGCAATCGACGGCGGCGGAGCCCCTGCCTGGCGGCTCCTTCGCGCCGCCGTCGACCTTCAATCAACTCACGCGAAACCTTGCGGATTCGTCGATTGCCAGCGCCAGTGATCCGCGCACATCCGCTCGATGCCGAACTGCGCGCGCCAGCCGATGATCTTCTCGGCCGCCGCCGGATCGGCGAAACACGAGGCGACGTCGCCGGGGCGGCGCGCCACGATTTCATACGGCACCGGCCGGCCGGCGGCTTTCTCGAATGCCTTGACCACGTCGATCACGCTATAGCCCTGACCCGTGCCGAGGTTCACGACGAAACTCGCGTCGCGCTTGACCAGCGCGTCGAGCGCGGCCAGATGTCCGCGCGCCAGATCGACGACGTGGATATAGTCGCGCACGCCGGTGCCGTCGGGCGTCTCGTAGTCGCCGCCGAACACGCGCAGCTTCTCGAGCTTGCCGACCGCCACCTGCGCGACATACGGCATCAGGTTGTTCGGAATGCCGGCGGGATCTTCACCGATCAGGCCGCTCTCGTGCGCGCCGACCGGATTGAAGTAACGCAATGTGGCGATGCGCCACGACGGATCGGCGACTTCCAGATCGCGCAGCACCTGCTCGGCGATCAGCTTCGACTGGCCGTAGGGATTGGTGGCCGACAGCGGGAACGACTCGTCGATCGGCGAGCTCTTCGGCACGCCGTACACTGTCGCCGACGAACTGAACACGAACTGCTTGACGTTACGGTCGCGCATCACGCCGAGCAAGGTCAGCAGGCTGCCGACGTTGTTGCTGTAGTACTCGATCGGCTTGGCCACCGACTCGCCCACCGCCTTCAGCGCGGCAAAATGAATCGCGCCCGTGATCGGATGCGCGTCGAAAATACGGTTGAGCGCCGCTTCGTCGCGCGCATCGGCTTCGTAGAAGGTCACCGCCTTGCCGGCGATTTTTTCCACGCGCCGCAGCGATTCGTGGTTGCTGTTCACGAGATTGTCGATTACCACGACGTCGTAACCGCCGTTCAGCAGTTCGACACAGGTGTGCGAGCCGATAAAGCCCGCGCCGCCCGTTACCAGAATCGTGCCCTTCGTGGTCATGCTGTTGCTCCGTTAAAGTAAAACGCCCGTCATTTTCTGCACCAGGTCCTTATACGTTTCGACGACCACGCGTTCGTCGAATTCTTCCGCGACTTTCTTCCGGCCGCGTTCAGCCATGGCCCGCCGTTCAGCGCCGCTCATGTCGAGCATGCGCGCCAGCGTGGCCGCAAGGCTTTCTGCATTGCGCACTTCGCACAGCAATCCGTTGACGCCGTCCGCCACCACCTCGCGGCAGCCCGGCACGTCGGTGGCGACGATCGGCCGGCCTATCGCCGAGGCTTCCATCAGCGTGCGCGGCACGCCTTCGCGATACGACGGCAGGACCACGCAATCCGCCTCGGCGATCAAAGGCCGCACGTCGTGCGCCTCACCAAGATACTCGATGATGCCTTCCTGTTCCCACGCCGCCACTTCTTCGCGCGTGATCGCGCTGGGATTGTCGACGCCCACCGGACCGAGCAATTGGAACCGTGCGTGCGGGTAACGTTCACGCAAACGCCGCGCGGCTTCGACATATTCGCCCACGCCCTTGTCCCACAGCAGCCGCCCGATCAGCACGAAGCGGTAATCGGTCCGCTCGGGCAACGGCGTGAAGGCGAACTGCACGAGGTCGACGCCTTCGCCATGCAACAACCTCGCACGCTCAGGATGCACCAACAAATTCTGTTCGACAAACGCGGCTTGATCGTCGCGATTCAAAAACCATATTTCGCGCGGGAAACGGAACGCAAAACGATACAGTTTCTTGGCCACCTGAGCGGCGCGGCTATGCTGGATGAACACGTAGCCCAATCCGGTTGTGACCGCAACCGACTGCACCCCCGCGAGCTTCGCGGCGATCGAACCATAGATATTCGGCTTGATCGTGTAGTGGAACACCACGTGCGGGCGAATCGTCCGGTATTGCCGGTAGAGCGCGTACAGCGTGCGCAGATCATCGCGTGGACTGGTGCCTTTGGACGACACCGGCAATTCGATGCAGCGGCAGCCCATGGCGGTGAGCAGTTCGAACGTGCGGTCGCGCGGCGCGAGCACCGTCACGTCGACGCCGCGTCCGACCAGCATACGGATCAGCCCTTGCCGATAGGTATAGATTGCCCAGGCGGTGTTACAGACGAGTGTAATGCGCAACGCGGGCGTCGACTTCAAGGCAGGCTTCATGCGGGAACGAACTCGGCGGTGAATGGAGTGGGAAATGATTTAATGGCTCGCGCGCGGCGTGAGCAGGCTGCGTTTAATCCGCTGCAGTGCGCGGTAAGGCGTCACCAGATGCAGCAGATTTTTGGCGAGGCCCAGCCAGTCGTACAGGTTGGCGGCGTTGAAGTAGCGCAGTTGCAGCCGCAGCGTCGAACTCACCTGGCGGCGCCGTTTGGTCGCGCTTATACCGCCTTCGTTCAGTTCGTAGTAGAGCCCGAGCTCCGGCAGGTTGGCGCAGTCGTAGCGCTCCATCAGACGCACGAACAGATCGAGGTCTTCCGCGGACGGGTACTCGGCGCGGTAGTTGCCGACCGCGCGCACGGCGTCGACGCGCAGCATCATCGAAGGATGCGCGAGGCATGAGCGGAAAAACCGCAAGCGGCGGATCGCGTTCGGTTCGGCGGGCGGCGTCAGCATGAAAAGTGGCTTGCCTTCGCGGGTGACGACCTGCGTCCACATGCC
The nucleotide sequence above comes from Paraburkholderia aromaticivorans. Encoded proteins:
- a CDS encoding glycosyltransferase family 4 protein, with protein sequence MKPALKSTPALRITLVCNTAWAIYTYRQGLIRMLVGRGVDVTVLAPRDRTFELLTAMGCRCIELPVSSKGTSPRDDLRTLYALYRQYRTIRPHVVFHYTIKPNIYGSIAAKLAGVQSVAVTTGLGYVFIQHSRAAQVAKKLYRFAFRFPREIWFLNRDDQAAFVEQNLLVHPERARLLHGEGVDLVQFAFTPLPERTDYRFVLIGRLLWDKGVGEYVEAARRLRERYPHARFQLLGPVGVDNPSAITREEVAAWEQEGIIEYLGEAHDVRPLIAEADCVVLPSYREGVPRTLMEASAIGRPIVATDVPGCREVVADGVNGLLCEVRNAESLAATLARMLDMSGAERRAMAERGRKKVAEEFDERVVVETYKDLVQKMTGVLL
- the galE gene encoding UDP-glucose 4-epimerase GalE, yielding MTTKGTILVTGGAGFIGSHTCVELLNGGYDVVVIDNLVNSNHESLRRVEKIAGKAVTFYEADARDEAALNRIFDAHPITGAIHFAALKAVGESVAKPIEYYSNNVGSLLTLLGVMRDRNVKQFVFSSSATVYGVPKSSPIDESFPLSATNPYGQSKLIAEQVLRDLEVADPSWRIATLRYFNPVGAHESGLIGEDPAGIPNNLMPYVAQVAVGKLEKLRVFGGDYETPDGTGVRDYIHVVDLARGHLAALDALVKRDASFVVNLGTGQGYSVIDVVKAFEKAAGRPVPYEIVARRPGDVASCFADPAAAEKIIGWRAQFGIERMCADHWRWQSTNPQGFA
- a CDS encoding glycosyltransferase, with amino-acid sequence MTNSPAAAQMTLDDVAVLIPAYNGQADVDLTLASFSESAPVHVLIVDDGSTPPIVAPAIANMKIAVLRMAQNGGIERALQTGIDALAQRGFRYAARIDAGDRSVPQRLAKQRLFMELHPRVAGLGMWTQVVTREGKPLFMLTPPAEPNAIRRLRFFRSCLAHPSMMLRVDAVRAVGNYRAEYPSAEDLDLFVRLMERYDCANLPELGLYYELNEGGISATKRRRQVSSTLRLQLRYFNAANLYDWLGLAKNLLHLVTPYRALQRIKRSLLTPRASH